The DNA region GAATGCAAAGCTTGCCGATGACGGTTCCTTCATCGACGATAATATTATTGCACGTTTCCGCGGTGAAAATACCGTTGTAAAACGCGAGCGCATCGATTACATGGATGTATCGCCAAAGCAGGTTGTATCTGCCGCTACGGCATGTATCCCGTTCCTTGAAAATGATGACTCCAACCGTGCCTTGATGGGGGCGAACATGCAGCGCCAGGCTGTGCCGCTGCTTCAGCCGGAAGCACCGCGGGTCGGCACCGGAATGGAATACGTATCCGGCAAGGACTCCGGCGCAGCTGTCATCTGCAAGCATGATGGAATCGTCGAACAGGTCAGCGCCCATGAGGTCCGCGTCCGCAGAACAGAAGAAGTCGATGGCAGCCTCGTTAAAGGTGACCTTGACCGGTACAAGCTTCTCAAGTTTGAACGTTCCAACCAGGGAACTTGCTATAACCAGCGCCCGATTGTGAAAAACGGGGACAGCGTAGTGAAAGGCGAAATCCTCGCTGACGGACCGTCAATGGATAACGGAGAGCTTGCGCTTGGCCGCAACGTACTCGTCGGATTCATGACATGGGACGGCTACAACTATGAGGATGCCATCATTATGAGTGAGCGCCTTGTTAAAGATGATGTTTACACTTCCGTTCATATTGAAGAGTATGAATCCGAAGCACGCGACACCAAGCTCGGGCCGGAGGAAATCACCCGTGACATCCCGAATGTCGGGGAAGATGCCCTGCGCAACCTGGATGAGCGCGGCATTGTCCGTATCGGGGCAGAAGTGGATGACGGTGACCTTCTAGTCGGAAAGGTTACGCCAAAAGGTGTGACAGAACTGACAGCGGAAGAAAGACTCCTGCACGCCATCTTCGGCGAGAAGGCCCGGGAAGTCAGGGATACATCCCTCCGTGTGCCTCATGGAGGCGGCGGTATCATTCACGATGTGAAAGTGTTCAATCGCGAAGACGGTGATGAACTCCCTCCAGGTGTGAACCAGCTTGTACGGGTTTACATTGTTCAGAAACGAAAAATTTCCGAAGGTGACAAGATGGCCGGACGCCATGGTAACAAAGGTGTCATCTCCCGGATCCTGCCTGAGGAAGACATGCCTTTCCTTCCGGACGGCACACCGATCGATATCATGCTGAACCCGCTTGGCGTACCTTCCCGTATGAACATCGGGCAGGTGCTTGAAATGCATCTCGGCATGGCGGCACGGGCGCTTGGAATCCACGTCGCCACACCTGTTTTCGACGGTGCACGTGAGGAAGATGTCTGGGCAACCCTTGATGAAGCCGGAATGCCGCGTGATGCGAAGACGATCCTTTATGACGGGCGTACAGGCGATCCGTTCGATAACAGGGTTTCCGTCGGCGTCATGTATATGATCAAACTGGCTCACATGGTAGACGACAAACTTCATGCCCGTTCGACAGGCCCTTACTCACTCGTGACGCAGCAGCCGCTCGGCGGTAAAGCCCAGTTCGGCGGACAGCGTTTCGGTGAGATGGAAGTTTGGGCACTCGAAGCATATGGTGCAGCTTACACATTGCAGGAAATTCTTACAGTCAAGTCTGATGACGTTGTCGGCCGTGTGAAAACATACGAAGCGATTGTCAAAGGCGACAATGTTCCGGAACCAGGTGTACCGGAATCGTTCAAAGTCCTTATTAAAGAACTGCAAAGCCTTGGAATGGATGTAAAAATGCTTTCAAGCGATGAGCAGGAAATCGATATCCGTGAACTCGACGAAGACGACAATCAATCAGCTGACAGGTTGAACCTGGACGTAGAAGCAACAAACGAGTAAATCGCTGCGAAAGCCATAAGGGTAAAACCTGAGATCAAAAGGGAGGTAGGCCCCTTGTTGGATGTTAATAACTTTGAATATATGAAAATCGGCCTTGCATCACCTGATAAGATCCGTTCCTGGTCTTACGGAGAAGTGAAAAAACCTGAGACCATCAACTACCGTACGTTAAAGCCTGAAAAAGACGGGCTGTTCTGTGAACGCATTTTCGGTCCGACAAAAGATTGGGAATGCCACTGTGGAAAGTACAAGCGCGTCCGTTATAAGGGTGTCGTTTGTGACCGATGCGGAGTGGAAGTCACAAGAGCCAAAGTACGGCGTGAGCGGATGGGCCATATCGAATTAGCTGCCCCTGTGTCTCATATCTGGTATTTCAAAGGAATTCCAAGCCGCATGGGACTTGTGCTTGATATGTCACCGCGGGCACTCGAAGAAGTCATTTATTTCGCTTCTTATGTCGTGACAGAACCAGCGGATACGCCGCTTGAGAAGAAGCAGCTGCTTTCTGAGAAGGAATACCGTACTTACCGCGATAAGTACGGCAGCTCCTTCCAGGCGGCTATGGGTGCTGAAGCGATCAAGAAATTGCTTCAGGACATCAATCTGGACAAAGATGTCGACACCTTGAAAGAAGAGTTGAAAACGGCACAGGGACAGCGCCGCACACGTGCGATAAAGCGCCTGGAAGTGCTTGAGTCATTCCGTAATTCCGGAAATGACCCATCATGGATGATCCTTGATGTACTGCCGGTCATCCCGCCAGAGCTGCGCCCAATGGTCCAGCTGGACGGCGGCCGTTTCGCCACTTCCGACTTGAATGACCTTTACCGCCGTGTCATCAACCGGAACAACCGCTTGAAGCGTCTGCTTGACCTTGGTGCACCAAGCATCATCGTTCAGAATGAGAAACGTATGCTGCAGGAGGCTGTTGATGCTCTGATCGATAATGGCAGAAGAGGCCGTCCTGTAACAGGACCGGGAAACCGTCCGCTCAAGTCCCTTTCCCATATGCTGAAAGGGAAACAGGGCCGTTTCCGCCAGAATTTGCTCGGTAAGCGTGTTGACTATTCTGGCCGTTCCGTTATCGTTGTCGGGCCGAACCTGAAAATGTATCAATGCGGCCTTCCGAAAGAGATGGCAATTGAATTGTTCAAGCCTTTCGTCATGAAAGAGCTTGTTGAGAAGGGCATTGCCCATAACATCAAAAGCGCAAAGCGGAAAATCGAACGGCTTCAGCCGGAAGTGTGGGATGTCCTTGAAGATGTAATCAAGGAACACCCTGTCCTGCTGAACCGTGCCCCAACCCTTCACCGTCTCGGCATCCAGGCATTTGAGCCGACACTGGTGGAAGGCCGGGCAATCCGCCTGCACCCGCTTGTCTGTACAGCTTACAACGCTGACTTTGACGGTGACCAGATGGCCGTCCACGTACCGCTGTCAGCCGAAGCGCAGGCAGAAGCGCGCCTGCTTATGCTGGCCGCCCAGAATATCCTTAACCCGAAAGACGGCAAACCTGTTGTCACACCATCACAGGATATGGTACTCGGAAACTATTACCTGACGATGGAGCGCGAAGGTGCTGTCGGTGAGGGGAAAGTATTCAGCGACATCAACGAGGCGCTGATCGCATATCAAAACGGATATGTCCATTTGCATACGCGTATTGCGGTTGCTGCCAAATCGCTGAAGAATAAGACATTCACTGAAGAACAAAACGGCATGTTCCTGCTTACAACTGTCGGAAAGCTCATTTTCAACGAGATCCTGCCGGATTCATTCCCTTACATCAATGAGCCGACGCAGCACAACCTTGAAAATGAAACACCGGCTGAGTATTTTGTAAAGCCTGGAACAGACCTGAAAAAAGAGATTCAATCAAGGGAACTCATTGTTCCGTTCAAAAAGAAGATTCTCGGAAACATCATTGCCGAAGTATTCAAGAAGTTTAAGATCACTGAGACTTCCAAAATGCTTGACCGCATGAAAGACCTTGGCTTCAAGTACTCTACAAAAGCCGGTATTACAGTTGGTGTATCCGACATCATCGTCCTTCCTGAGAAACAGGAGATTCTGGCTGAGTCTGAAGAAAAAGTCGAAAACGTCCTTAAGCAGTTCCGCCGCGGTTTGATCACCGAAGAAGAACGCTATGACAGAATCATTTCGATCTGGAGCCAGGCGAAAGACACGATCCAGGGCAAACTGATGGCGACGCTTAATAAAGATAATCCGATCTTTATGATGAGTGACTCCGGCGCCCGTGGTAACGCGTCCAACTTCACCCAGCTTGCCGGTATGCGCGGACTCATGGCGAACCCGGCCGGACGGATCATCGAGTTGCCGATCAGGTCCAGCTTCCGTGAAGGCCTGACCGTTCTGGAATACTTCATTTCCACGCACGGTGCGCGTAAAGGTCTTGCCGATACAGCCCTTAAAACGGCTGACTCCGGCTACCTCACACGCCGTCTTGTCGATGTCGCCCAGGATGTCATCGTCCGCGAAGACGATTGTAATACTGACCGCGGGCTTGAAGTCGCGGCCATCAAAGAAGGAAATGAAATTATCGAACCGCTTTATGACCGGATCGTCGGACGTGTTGCATTCAAGACGGTGCGCCATCCGGAAACGGGAGAAGTCATTGTTGCACCGAACGAGTTGATAACAGAAGATATCTCCCGCATCATTGTAGAAGCAGGTGTCGAGAAACTCATCATCCGTTCAGCATTCACTTGTGATACTGAACATGGCGTCTGCAAAAAATGTTACGGACGGAACCTGGCGACAGGCCAGCGCGTTGAAGTCGGCGAAGCTGTCGGTATCATTGCAGCCCAGTCAATCGGTGAACCTGGCACCCAGCTGACAATGCGTACGTTCCACACAGGCGGCGTTGCCGGAGACGATATCACACAGGGTCTACCGCGTATCCAGGAGCTTTTCGAAGCCCGGAACCCGAAAGGCCAGGCTGTCATCACAGAAATTTACGGTACAGTTACCGCGATAAACGAAGTAAAAGAAAAGCATGAGATCGTCGTACAAAGTGATGTGGAAACACGGACATACACTGCTCCATACGGCGCCCGCGTGAAAGTCCGCGAAGGTCAGGAAGTAACGGCCGGGCAGGAACTTACCGAAGGTTCCATCGACCCGAAAGAACTTCTGAAAATCCGCGGCATCGACGGGGTGCAGGAATACTTGCTGCGTGAAGTGCAGAAAGTGTACCGGATGCAGGGTGTTGAGATCGGCGACAAGCACGTCGAGGTCATGGTCCGCCAGATGCTTCGCAAAATCCGTGTAACCGATGCAGGGGACACAGAGGTTCTTCCGGGATCACTCCTGGAAATCCATCAATTCAAAGATGCCAACAAAAAAGTGCTGCTCGGCGGCGGCAAGCCTGCAACAGGCAAGCCGGTACTGCTCGGTATCACAAAAGCATCTCTTGAAACGGATTCCTTCCTGTCTGCCGCATCGTTCCAGGAAACGACAAGAGTCCTTACCGATGCAGCCATCAAAGGCAAACGCGATGAGCTCCTCGGCTTGAAGGAGAACGTCATCATCGGTAAGCTTGTACCTGCCGGAACAGGAATGAACCGTTACCGCCAGGTGGAAATGGATGCACCTGAATTGGAAGTGCAAGAGGTCGAAGATGAGAGTGAAAATCTCGTTCGATAATCTGCAAACATTTGTTGACAA from Bacillus marinisedimentorum includes:
- the rpoB gene encoding DNA-directed RNA polymerase subunit beta is translated as MTGQLVQYGRHRQRRSYARISEVLELPNLIEIQTSSYQWFLDEGLREMFQDISPIEDFTGNLVLEFIDYSLAEPKYPVEEAKERDVTYSAPLRVKVRLINKETGEVKEQDVFMGDFPLMTETGTFIINGAERVIVSQLVRSPSVYFSDKVDKNGKRGYTATVIPNRGAWLEYETDAKDVVYVRIDRTRKLPITVLLRALGFGSDQEITELIGDNEYLKNTLEKDNTENTEKALLEIYERLRPGEPPTVENAKNLLESRFFDPKRYDLASVGRYKMNKKLHIKNRLFNQRVAETIVDPETGEVLAAEGALLDRRLLDKLLPYFEKNVGFTTATPHGGVLEEDISLQSIKIFAPSDQDGEQVINVISNGIIESNVKNITPADIIASISYFFNLLHGVGNTDDIDHLGNRRLRSVGELLQNQFRIGLSRMERVVRERMSIQDTNAITPQALINIRPVIASIKEFFGSSQLSQFMDQTNPLAELTHKRRLSALGPGGLTRERAGFEVRDVHYSHYGRMCPIETPEGPNIGLINSLSSYAKVNRFGFIETPYRRVDPETGKVTARIDYLTADEEDNYVVAQANAKLADDGSFIDDNIIARFRGENTVVKRERIDYMDVSPKQVVSAATACIPFLENDDSNRALMGANMQRQAVPLLQPEAPRVGTGMEYVSGKDSGAAVICKHDGIVEQVSAHEVRVRRTEEVDGSLVKGDLDRYKLLKFERSNQGTCYNQRPIVKNGDSVVKGEILADGPSMDNGELALGRNVLVGFMTWDGYNYEDAIIMSERLVKDDVYTSVHIEEYESEARDTKLGPEEITRDIPNVGEDALRNLDERGIVRIGAEVDDGDLLVGKVTPKGVTELTAEERLLHAIFGEKAREVRDTSLRVPHGGGGIIHDVKVFNREDGDELPPGVNQLVRVYIVQKRKISEGDKMAGRHGNKGVISRILPEEDMPFLPDGTPIDIMLNPLGVPSRMNIGQVLEMHLGMAARALGIHVATPVFDGAREEDVWATLDEAGMPRDAKTILYDGRTGDPFDNRVSVGVMYMIKLAHMVDDKLHARSTGPYSLVTQQPLGGKAQFGGQRFGEMEVWALEAYGAAYTLQEILTVKSDDVVGRVKTYEAIVKGDNVPEPGVPESFKVLIKELQSLGMDVKMLSSDEQEIDIRELDEDDNQSADRLNLDVEATNE
- the rpoC gene encoding DNA-directed RNA polymerase subunit beta', producing the protein MLDVNNFEYMKIGLASPDKIRSWSYGEVKKPETINYRTLKPEKDGLFCERIFGPTKDWECHCGKYKRVRYKGVVCDRCGVEVTRAKVRRERMGHIELAAPVSHIWYFKGIPSRMGLVLDMSPRALEEVIYFASYVVTEPADTPLEKKQLLSEKEYRTYRDKYGSSFQAAMGAEAIKKLLQDINLDKDVDTLKEELKTAQGQRRTRAIKRLEVLESFRNSGNDPSWMILDVLPVIPPELRPMVQLDGGRFATSDLNDLYRRVINRNNRLKRLLDLGAPSIIVQNEKRMLQEAVDALIDNGRRGRPVTGPGNRPLKSLSHMLKGKQGRFRQNLLGKRVDYSGRSVIVVGPNLKMYQCGLPKEMAIELFKPFVMKELVEKGIAHNIKSAKRKIERLQPEVWDVLEDVIKEHPVLLNRAPTLHRLGIQAFEPTLVEGRAIRLHPLVCTAYNADFDGDQMAVHVPLSAEAQAEARLLMLAAQNILNPKDGKPVVTPSQDMVLGNYYLTMEREGAVGEGKVFSDINEALIAYQNGYVHLHTRIAVAAKSLKNKTFTEEQNGMFLLTTVGKLIFNEILPDSFPYINEPTQHNLENETPAEYFVKPGTDLKKEIQSRELIVPFKKKILGNIIAEVFKKFKITETSKMLDRMKDLGFKYSTKAGITVGVSDIIVLPEKQEILAESEEKVENVLKQFRRGLITEEERYDRIISIWSQAKDTIQGKLMATLNKDNPIFMMSDSGARGNASNFTQLAGMRGLMANPAGRIIELPIRSSFREGLTVLEYFISTHGARKGLADTALKTADSGYLTRRLVDVAQDVIVREDDCNTDRGLEVAAIKEGNEIIEPLYDRIVGRVAFKTVRHPETGEVIVAPNELITEDISRIIVEAGVEKLIIRSAFTCDTEHGVCKKCYGRNLATGQRVEVGEAVGIIAAQSIGEPGTQLTMRTFHTGGVAGDDITQGLPRIQELFEARNPKGQAVITEIYGTVTAINEVKEKHEIVVQSDVETRTYTAPYGARVKVREGQEVTAGQELTEGSIDPKELLKIRGIDGVQEYLLREVQKVYRMQGVEIGDKHVEVMVRQMLRKIRVTDAGDTEVLPGSLLEIHQFKDANKKVLLGGGKPATGKPVLLGITKASLETDSFLSAASFQETTRVLTDAAIKGKRDELLGLKENVIIGKLVPAGTGMNRYRQVEMDAPELEVQEVEDESENLVR